In Lytechinus pictus isolate F3 Inbred chromosome 13, Lp3.0, whole genome shotgun sequence, the DNA window tatatatatatatacataataatcaAACTAAATGAAGAATAGTCAAAGAATGCTCAAATATTTGAGCATTCTTTGACTATTCTTCATttagtttgattattattttctttccgtGACGGGGGACATACTTcgttatatatacatatatatatacatttatattaaaataaatatgggATGCTTGGCATCTACGGAATACAAGAATCACACTTGGTAGTAGTAGAATGTTATGGAATTAAAATGCCATAAAAATGGACAAAGGTGGTAGTTCCCCATTTCAAGTTTCTTTTTATGAGGTGCCCCACTTAACAAAAATTCCCCGGCCCCGCTGGGGCTTTGCCaatcaatcatatctctcaAAATAGTTTTtgacctttatttttttaagaggTACTTTGTTTGGACCCAATAATTACAAGAAAATAAGCGACTGTTATTAAAccatcattttatattttagatTGCGTCGTAAATGAAAAGAAGCATCTTCTTTTAGATTTCCGATTTGAAACAGATGACCAGGAAACGCGAGTGGGGAAATTTTACATCTCAGAAATCGATGGCGTTGGAGAGAGCCGAGGGGCGATCCTCTTTGACTCGTCGGCCATGGTGAAGACCTTCGTACTTTGTGAGGACGACGACGAGCTATCATCCACACGACCACCGGCCTTCCTCAGACGACGCGCCACCGCGCTCATGCACATCATCTTGACGAGAACGGCGCGGAACTCGTCCAATCGCCACCAGTAGATGACCGGGTCGATGACGAAGTTGAGGGCGACGAGGATGTTGCTGACGGCGTCGATGTTGTCGTAGTAGATGGCGTAGATCTGGAGGATATCGTGGAAGCAGTGCACGATCCAACATACACTGCTTGTCAGTGTGATAACGGCGAACGTCAGGAGGACCTGAagatgaaatggaaaaaaataataatcacttAAATTTTGATTAATACTAACTTCCATATTCATGTTCGATTTCAATTGCCTCGTTTCCATTTGCTACGATCATCATATGAATGATAAACCTACGACATTTGATGGCATCTTATGTGGCTACGGACGACGATTTTTTAGTTTACGAACATCGTAGTATTTCTTGTGCTTGGCATCGTAGAGGGCTAAAATCAAGAAATACAGAGGCAGGTCAGAAATTATACAATGTCTCTTAGCCGATCGTACAACAACCTTACACTGATCATACGATGTCCGTACACTGTAATGTTCCCCATGCCTGAGCTTACAGAACGAGGACCTTGCTCTGATAGCACGATGCCCCAGAGATGTATTTATTGGCTACGATCCTACAATTTGGGAAAAGTTGCACAATTCTGCGTTAAACGAAGTAGTAGTCCCTATGATGATCGTGCATTCGTACGAAAGTCGTACGATCGTCGCATGCCACCCTAAGGAGATCGAACAGTTGGCATTGTACAATCACCTTCTGGGCATCCAACTATGATCGTAGTTAAACAGGGCAAAACACACCAGGGGAACACTGTGGGGAAGAGAACAAAATCAGGGAGTGCGGCATCTCTACATTGTTTGCTAACCTTGCGATTCTCCTTCACTCGTCCCTTGATCTGATCAGTCCCGCCGATGGCCTGCTGCTTCCCCGACGCGCTAGCGATGTCCCTGTAGGTCATGCAGTAGCAGAAGGCCGTGACACCCAGACTGGTCAAGATGATGATGGGCATCATCGTGAACAAGATGGCGCGGTAGACAGTGGAGCAGTAGAACAGTATCAGAAGCGGCAGTGCCGTAGCGATCCACATTACGATGCAGCCGACGACGCAGCGGCGGGTGGTGACCAGGTTGCGACTTCCGAACGGATCGAATGCGATGGAGATGAAGCGGGAGCAAGCGACGGCCAGGATGCTCATCACTGACACAAGGATAGCGCAGTGAAAGATTACCTGAGTACAGTCGATCAGTTTGCCGCTGATCTGTTATGGATATAATTTCAAGGTAGAAAAGTTGAAAGTAAATTAAAGAAAGGAGTTGCTTCAATTTACCAATGTGGTCGGAAGGTTACCAGGGAGGTGTTACGAACAACGAAcgtgccctctacgttcgttggttacGAATGCCATTACACACATTTGGTGACCTTTTCTTGTGGTAAGTAGTAGACTTAGCTTCACATAACATGTTACAGTCGTGCCTACACTCTAAATAATTTTGGGCAAAAAAGGCCTAATTTCCAATCATTACTAGGCAACGTACCGTCCACTCAActtttggttaaaatctgtTCAAATTGGGTAACAAAACTAataatttggtaataaatttgctcaattggataacaATTGCACAGAATATATtctttttaccaacatacattactcAACACAGTGGACACATAGGCGGATCAaggggggcccgaggggcctgggacccccccccccctaccctattggcggagcaaaaaaaaaatgaaaaaaggaaaagagaggagaaaaaagaagaggaagacaagtgaataacaaaaataaaaaaaatgaggggaagacttggaaaataaaaagaatctttcatgtcactatttcttttacaggaaatttgcacaatgtcggTTCTGAACAAAAaggaagcacagtgaattttcaaggaaATGATGGATGCACGTTTATACACCATAATctgataatattttgaacaagcttgcattttagatgttggcattgctggcttttcatagttgtggttgatccgCTCGAACGCAACTCTTTGTCAGACGGGGTAATGGAGTCATTTTTGTTGACGTGACCCTagcattcaattcaaataaacatttattttctcgCACTGGacaaatttctacatttttcgTACCATACTATGGAAGCCTAAAAGTGCCACCGAGATGTTGAGATAATTATCTTAGGAAGTCGACATCTTGATAGCAAAAGATCAGATGAcgagatcccggatctcatcatgtcgacatcttttagaagagatgatcacatgacaagatcccggatcacatcatgtcgacatctttCAGAAGAGATGATCGGATGAAAAGATcctggatctcgtcatgtcgacatcttttagaatagatgatcagatgacaagatccatcttttagaagagatgatcagatgacaagatcccggatctcatcatgtcgacaTCTTGTAGAatagatgatcagatgacaaaatCCCGGATCTCATCGTGTCGatatcttttagaagagatgatcagatgacaagatcccggatatcatcatgtcgacatcttttagaagagatgatcagatgacaagatcccggatctcatcatgtcgacaTCTTGTAGAatagatgatcagatgacaagatcctgGGTTTCccaggttcgttaatccgaaaacgaaataagattcgttattccgaaggttcgttaatccgaaaacggaataaggttctttattccgaaggttcgttaatccgtaaaatgaaaaccgggaaagcagagGAAGGGCAAGTGTGGTGGTGGGGGTCGGGAAacaccgttgctgttcaattgtttTGAGGATtggaaggcaagggcggccgaacgaattttcgtttgaggggggggggcaaagccaaaaatgacACTCGATCGtacgtcaaaatgggcactttggtgatattttcaccatgagattattatctgcgtgaagtaattgtgtgttttatagtaATTAAGAAGAGAAAATACTATTTGATGTGACTTTTGATTATGGAAAgatgtatatttaggctttatttttcgcgagagagtataatgagcgagcggtttggaaaaaaaaatcaaagctgaagttgtaaaactcgtgtTTGCggtcaattactgttaaaatggcATTAGTGCGAGCGTAAATCACAAGCTCAAACTTTAGagcatttcaataaaaaatgaaaaaaaaaatccgagcaGGTTTCTGCCATCATTAATAAGATGTGCATCTAATCATGGAACCTAGGGTCCATGATCTAACCAAATaattaacacgagcgcaaagcgcgagcttaaatatactgaccagaaaaggaacctgttaaggactgcatttagtgaccttttaggatatatatttcaccaatcgaataatgcgagtgcgaagcgcgagctgaaaaactgtaatattccagcctgaaaattaatctaaaatgtatactttaaaaagagtattattttgaaaaaaaaaaaggaatttccctttttggaaaaatagcatttccctgttttttattttgggggtgcaagtgccccctgcccATCCGGCGGATCgaactttcgccaatagggggggggggggcgaaattttTTCACCCACAATTTGctcgatcggcagctcaaagttgatttttgtttgtttatttaagggtagtcctaacagtcaataattagctttattcttataaaataaagtaaatatgtaataatatcataagccctttttaattaatgcgagcgcgaagcacgagctataatttttttgggaaatgtgatgggcaatatgtttgtaatcttcaaaacaagatgcctatgtaactagataactTTTGGATcacgtcatgtctacatcctgcgGAGGAGATGattagatgacaagatcttCGATCAATGAtcatgtcatctgatcatctcttctaaaagatgtacaCATGACGAGTTACGAGATCAtgacatctgatcatctcttccactggatgtagacatgacgagatcaaaGATCTTGTCATTTGATCATCTCTTCaaaaggatgtagacatgatgagatccgcgATCTTGTCATCTgttcatctcttctaaaagatgtcgacatgatgagatccgggatcttgtcatctgatcatctcttctaaaagatgacatg includes these proteins:
- the LOC129274857 gene encoding C-X-C chemokine receptor type 2-like — translated: MSAYLCYVYVRLVALIVGVVVNAFTLFIIIYNAKLRHQRNIFTFNLALADFVAATCEILRATLISGKLIDCTQVIFHCAILVSVMSILAVACSRFISIAFDPFGSRNLVTTRRCVVGCIVMWIATALPLLILFYCSTVYRAILFTMMPIIILTSLGVTAFCYCMTYRDIASASGKQQAIGGTDQIKGRVKENRKVLLTFAVITLTSSVCWIVHCFHDILQIYAIYYDNIDAVSNILVALNFVIDPVIYWWRLDEFRAVLVKMMCMSAVARRLRKAGGRVDDSSSSSSQSTKVFTMADESKRIAPRLSPTPSISEM